From Anopheles coluzzii chromosome 3, AcolN3, whole genome shotgun sequence, the proteins below share one genomic window:
- the LOC120958847 gene encoding CDK5RAP1-like protein, with product MNTLARNSILVRLGRRILPHRTCVRTASSSSLQKREQLKEGPSLQDFLRGTTEAETSTVYIADRGKPIPYIAPETLRGQKRKVFLEVYGCQMNTNDTEIVWSILKAHEYHRTVNLKEADIVLMMTCAIREGAEDTVWNRLKHLRLLKRKRETNGEKPLQIGVLGCMAERLKKQLVEKEHSVDVVAGPDAYKDLPRLLAIGQRGQKAINVLLSLDETYADVVPVKLDRKSKTAFVSIMRGCDNMCSYCIVPFTRGKERSRPIKSIREEVLQLENEGIREITLLGQNVNSYRDTSDGSLEDAPKEATLLAPGFRTVYKSKVGGLRFAELMTELAEAVPEMRIRFTSPHPKDFPVDVLETVGKYPNICNSLHLPAQSGNTQVLERMRRGYTREAYLNLVKEVRRIIPNVTLSSDFICGFCGESEPEFADTVSLIEQVGYHAAFLFAYSMREKTTAHRRYSDDVPEEVKQERLRRMIAAFRREAERLNSLFVDRTELVLIEGYSKRSRTDLAGRNDGNVKVIVPAGQVRSDRAADRDDVRPLGVGDYVAVRITGSNSQILKGEPLYHTTIREFYGNA from the exons ATGAACACTTTAGCAAGAAATTCGATACTAGTCCGATTGGGTCGAAGGATATTACCACACAGGACGTGCGTGCGCACCGCATCATCGAGCAGTTTGCAGAAGCGGGAACAGCTCAAGGAAGGCCCTTCGTTGCAAGATTTCCTGCGTGGAACAACGGAAGCGGAAACCTCCACCGTCTACATTGCGGACCGGGGCAAACCCATCCCATACATCGCCCCCGAAACGCTCCGGGGACAGAAACGGAAGGTTTTCCTCGAAGTGTACGGCTGCCAGATGAACACCAACGATACGGAAATCGTTTGGTCGATACTGAAAGCGCACGAGTACCACCGAACGGTGAATCTGAAGGAAGCCGACATCGTGCTCATGATGACGTGCGCCATCCGGGAAGGCGCGGAAGATACGGTCTGGAATCGGTTGAAACATTTGCGGCTGCTGAAGCGCAAGCGTGAGACGAACGGCGAAAAACCGTTACAGATCGGGGTGCTGGGCTGTATGGCGGAACGGTTGAAGAAGCAGCTGGTAGAGAAGGAGCACTCCGTCGATGTGGTGGCCGGACCGGATGCGTACAAGGATTTGCCCCGCCTGCTGGCGATCGGCCAGCGGGGACAGAAAGCGATCAATGTGCTACTTTCGCTCGACGAAACGTACGCCGACGTGGTGCCGGTAAAGCTGGACCGTAAATCGAAGACCGCGTTCGTTTCCATCATGCGTGGATGCGACAACATGTGCTCGTACTGTATCGTTCCCTTTACCCGCGGCAAGGAACGGTCCCGACCGATCAAATCGATCCGCGAGGAAGTGTTGCAGCTGGAAAATGAAGGCATTAGGGAAATAACGTTGCTCGGACAGAACGTTAACAGCTATCGTGACACAAGCGACGGATCGTTAGAGGATGCGCCCAAGGAGGCAACGCTGTTGGCGCCCGGGTTCCGCACCGTGTACAAAAGCAAGGTCGGGGGATTACGGTTTGCCGAGCTGATGACAGAGCTGGCGGAAGCGGTTCCCGAGATGAGGATCCGTTTCACGTCACCCCACCCAAAGGACTTCCCGGTGGATGTGCTGGAAACGGTTGGGAAGTATCCGAACATATGCAACAGCCTGCATTTACCGGCACAGTCCGGCAATACGCAGGTGCTGGAGCGGATGAGACGTGGTTACACGCGGGAAG CATATCTAAACCTGGTAAAGGAAGTGCGCCGCATCATACCGAACGTAACGCTTTCCAGCGACTTTATCTGCGGCTTCTGCGGTGAAAGCGAGCCCGAGTTTGCCGACACGGTATCGCTCATCGAGCAGGTGGGTTACCATGCTGCGTTCCTGTTTGCGTACAGTATGCGGGAGAAAACTACGGCCCACCGGCGGTACAGTGACGATGTACCCGAGGAAGTGAAGCAGGAGCGTTTGCGCCGGATGATTGCAGCTTTCCGGAGGGAAGCGGAACGTCTAaacagtttgtttgttgatcGAACGGAGCTTGTGCTGATCGAGGGTTACAGCAAACGATCACGAACCGATCTTGCGGGTCGTAATGATGGAAATGTGAAGGTTATTGTTCCTGCCGGACAGGTTCGGTCCGACCGGGCGGCTGATCGTGACGATGTCCGACCGTTGGGCGTTGGGGATTACGTTGCGGTGCGAATAACAGGTTCAAATTCACAAATTCTTAAAGGCGAGCCTTTGTACCACACAACGATAAGGGAATTTTATGGAAATGCGTAG
- the LOC120959613 gene encoding transcription initiation factor TFIID subunit 8-like produces MAEVNATQLARRRFLTIAISSQLEEAGFSTAEKDALETLTEMMQSFLVELGHSARNYCELAGRTQPVIGDVVVALVNMGISIRGLDTFAKREGRHVLPQPQQAQAQKQQSILQAGQKIPHPSYIPSHLPQFPDPHAYIRTPTHKQPVTEYEVIREKAAQQQRDVERALTKFLAKTSEIDTLFDNEENPMFPLIACKPSFPPYLQALNPSDQIFDFEELEYYYLVANRKEDITETKEEADAGDDDDDEDGESPKKEDKASQEAKQEVEEAASPSASKSDSPAATASASAGGSGQTSGVSTPAPIDNPYLRAATIPRKVKHEMR; encoded by the exons ATGGCTGAGGTAAATGCAACACAATTGGCACGACGGCGATTCCTCACGATTGCCATCTCGTCCCAGCTGGAAGAGGCTGGCTTCAGCACGGCAGAAAAGGACGCCCTGGAAACGCTCACCGAGATGATGCAGAGCT TTCTAGTTGAGCTGGGACACTCGGCTAGGAATTACTGTGAACTGGCCGGACGAACGCAGCCAGTGATCGGGGACGTGGTTGTGGCGCTGGTCAATATGGGAATTTCCATCCGGGGACTGGACACGTTCGCCAAACGCGAAGGCCGGCACGTGCTGCCCCAACCGCAGCAAGCGCAGGCACAGAAGCAGCAGTCCATACTGCAGGCTGGCCAGAAGATACCTCACCCGTCCTACATTCCCAGCCATCTGCCCCAGTTCCCGGATCCGCACGCATACATACGAACGCCG ACCCACAAACAACCGGTGACGGAGTACGAGGTGATCCGGGAGAAGgcggcacagcagcagcgggatgTAGAGCGTGCTCTGACCAAGTTTCTGGCCAAAACGAGCGAAATCGATACGCTGTTCGACAACGAGGAGAACCCCATGTTCCCGCTCATCGCCTGCAAACCATCCTTTCCGCCCTACCTGCAAGCACTGAACCCGAGCGACCAAATATTTGACTTCGAGGAGCTCGAGTATTACTATCTGGTGGCAAACCGGAAGGAAGACATAACGGAAACGAAAGAAGAGGCCGACGCcggcgacgatgacgacgacgaggacgggGAGAGTCCGAAAAAGGAGGACAAAGCGTCCCAGGAAGCCAAacaggaggtggaggaggcgGCTTCGCCTTCCGCATCGAAAAGCGACTCTCCGGCGGCGACGGCAAGTGCTTCGGCCGGTGGCAGCGGACAGACGTCCGGCGTCAGTACGCCGGCACCGATCGATAATCCTTACCTGCGGGCGGCGACAATACCGCGAAAGGTGAAGCATGAAATGCGCTAG
- the LOC120959612 gene encoding ATP synthase subunit beta, mitochondrial-like codes for MFSTMKSLMTTAVRAEQMMARSYAAKAAAKAAAGAQGKVVAVIGAVVDVQFDEQLPPILNALEVQGRSARLVLEVAQHLGENTVRTIAMDGTEGLVRGQRVLDTGSPIRIPVGAETLGRIINVIGEPIDERGPIDTNLSAPIHAEAPEFIEMSVEQEILVTGIKVVDLLAPYAKGGKIGLFGGAGVGKTVLIMELINNVAKAHGGYSVFAGVGERTREGNDLYNEMIEGGVISLKDKSSKVALVYGQMNEPPGARARVALTGLTVAEYFRDQEGQDVLLFIDNIFRFTQAGSEVSALLGRIPSAVGYQPTLATDMGSMQERITTTKKGSITSVQAIYVPADDLTDPAPATTFAHLDATTVLSRAIAELGIYPAVDPLDSTSRIMDPNIIGAEHYNIARGVQKILQDYKSLQDIIAILGMDELSEEDKLTVARARKIQRFLSQPFQVAEVFTGHAGKLVPLEETIKGFTKILNGELDHLPEVAFYMVGPIEEVVEKAERLAKEAA; via the coding sequence ATGTTTTCGACAATGAAATCGCTCATGACCACCGCGGTCCGGGCGGAGCAGATGATGGCCCGTTCGTACGCGGCGAAGGCGGCGGCAAAGGCCGCGGCCGGAGCGCAGGGCAAGGTGGTGGCCGTCATCGGTGCCGTCGTGGACGTGCAGTTCGACGAGCAGCTGCCCCCGATTCTGAACGCGCTGGAGGTGCAGGGCCGCAGCGCCCGGCTGGTGCTGGAGGTTGCGCAACATCTGGGCGAGAACACGGTGCGCACCATCGCCATGGACGGTACGGAGGGTCTGGTGCGTGGGCAGCGCGTGCTGGACACCGGTTCGCCCATCCGTATCCCGGTCGGGGCGGAGACGCTCGGTCGCATCATTAACGTGATCGGCGAGCCGATCGATGAGCGCGGCCCGATCGACACGAACCTGTCGGCGCCGATCCACGCCGAGGCGCCCGAGTTCATCGAGATGAGCGTCGAGCAGGAGATCCTGGTGACGGGCATCAAGGTGGTGGACCTGCTGGCCCCGTACGCGAAGGGCGGCAAGATCGGCCTGTTCGGTGGTGCCGGCGTCGGCAAGACCGTACTCATCATGGAGCTGATCAACAACGTCGCCAAGGCGCACGGTGGCTACTCCGTGTTTGCCGGCGTCGGCGAGCGCACCCGCGAGGGTAACGATCTGTACAACGAGATGATTGAGGGTGGTGTCATCTCGCTGAAGGACAAGTCGTCCAAGGTCGCGCTGGTGTACGGCCAGATGAACGAGCCGCCGGGCGCCCGTGCCCGTGTCGCGCTGACCGGCCTGACCGTGGCCGAGTACTTCCGCGACCAGGAGGGTCAGGATGTGCTGCTGTTCATCGACAACATTTTCCGCTTCACCCAGGCTGGTTCGGAGGTGTCCGCCCTGCTGGGTCGTATCCCGTCCGCCGTCGGTTACCAGCCGACCCTAGCCACGGACATGGGTAGCATGCAGGAGCGCATCACCACCACGAAGAAGGGCTCGATCACGTCGGTGCAGGCCATCTACGTGCCCGCTGACGATCTGACCGATCCGGCTCCGGCCACCACCTTCGCTCACTTGGACGCCACCACCGTGCTGTCGCGTGCCATCGCCGAGCTGGGCATCTACCCGGCGGTCGATCCGCTCGATTCGACCTCGCGTATCATGGACCCGAACATCATCGGCGCCGAGCACTACAACATCGCCCGTGGCGTGCAGAAGATCCTGCAGGACTACAAGTCGCTCCAGGACATCATCGCCATCCTGGGTATGGATGAGCTGTCCGAGGAGGACAAGCTGACGGTCGCCCGCGCCCGCAAGATCCAGCGCTTCCTGTCGCAGCCGTTCCAGGTCGCCGAGGTGTTCACCGGCCACGCCGGCAAGCTGGTGCCGCTGGAGGAAACCATCAAGGGCTTCACCAAGATCCTGAACGGTGAGCTCGACCATCTGCCGGAGGTGGCCTTCTACATGGTCGGCCCGATCGAGGAGGTCGTCGAGAAGGCGGAGCGTCTGGCCAAGGAGGCTGCCTAA
- the LOC120959615 gene encoding SUMO-conjugating enzyme UBC9-A, with protein sequence MSGIASSRLSEERKAWRKDHPYGFVAKPAKNLDGTANIMNWECAIPGKKGTIWEGGLYKIRMLFKDDYPTTPPKCKFEPPLFHPNVYPSGTVCLSLLDEQKDWRPAITIKQLLLGIQDLLNEPNIKDPAQAEAYTIYCQNLAEYEKRVRAQAKAMSNS encoded by the exons ATGTCCGGCATTGCTTCGTCCCGCCTGTCTGAGGAACGCAAAGCCTGGCGCAAAGATCATCCCTAC gGATTCGTTGCTAAACCGGCGAAGAATTTGGATGGCACAGCAAATATCATGAACTGGGAGTGTGCCATTCCTGGAAAAAAGGGT ACGATTTGGGAGGGCGGATTGTACAAGATTCGCATGCTGTTCAAGGACGATTACCCGACCACCCCGCCAAAGTGCAAGTTCGAGCCGCCATTGTTCCACCCGAACGTGTACCCGTCCGGCACGGTCTGTCTGTCGCTGCTGGACGAGCAGAAGGACTGGCGTCCGGCAATAACGATCAAGCAGTTACTGCTCGGCATTCAGGATCTGCTGAACGAGCCGAACATTAAGGATCCGGCACAGGCGGAGGCGTACACAATTTACTG cCAAAATCTGGCGGAATATGAAAAGCGTGTACGTGCGCAGGCCAAAGCAATGTCGAATAGTTAA
- the LOC120959614 gene encoding ras-related protein Ral-a isoform X2 produces MSKKPTTGPALHKVIMVGSGGVGKSALTLQFMYDEFVEDYEPTKADSYRKKVVLDGEEVQIDILDTAGQEDYAAIRDNYFRSGEGFLCVFSITEDDSFQATQEFREQILRVKNDENIPFLLVGNKCDLNDKRKVPLAECQSRAQQWGVPYVETSAKTRENVDKIFYDLIRDISNRKKQGQSTVPAPNRDKKGCCRIL; encoded by the exons ATGTCGAAGAAACCTACGACGGGCCCGGCCCTGCATAAGGTCATCATGGTGGGCAGCGGCGGTGTAGGCAAATCCGCCCTAACGCTACAGTTCATGTACGACGAGTTCGTGGAGGACTACGAACCGACCAAAGCGGACAGCTACCGTAAAAAG GTGGTGCTGGACGGCGAAGAGGTCCAAATCGATATTCTCGATACGGCGGGCCAGGAAGACTATGCGGCCATCCGGGACAACTACTTCCGCAGCGGCGAAGGCTTCCTGTGTGTGTTCTCCATCACGGAAGACGACAGCTTTCAGGCGACTCAGGAATTCCG GGAACAAATACTGCGCGTGAAGAACGATGAAAACATACCGTTCCTGCTGGTCGGCAATAAATGCGATTTGAACGATAAACGGAAGGTGCCACTGGCGGAATGTCAGTCCCGCGCCCAGCAGTGGGGTGTGCCATACGTCGAAACATCGGCTAAAACACGCGAAAATGTGGACAAG atctTTTACGATCTGATACGGGACATCTCTAACCGAAAGAAGCAAGGCCAAAGCACGGTCCCAGCGCCAAACCGGGACAAGAAGGGCTGCTGCCGGATCCTTTGA
- the LOC120959614 gene encoding ras-related protein Ral-a isoform X1: MSKKPTTGPALHKVIMVGSGGVGKSALTLQFMYDEFVEDYEPTKADSYRKKVVLDGEEVQIDILDTAGQEDYAAIRDNYFRSGEGFLCVFSITEDDSFQATQEFREQILRVKNDENIPFLLVGNKCDLNDKRKVPLAECQSRAQQWGVPYVETSAKTRENVDKVFFDLMRQIRSRKTEDSKTTNGRVKDKSKRRKIKCMPL, encoded by the exons ATGTCGAAGAAACCTACGACGGGCCCGGCCCTGCATAAGGTCATCATGGTGGGCAGCGGCGGTGTAGGCAAATCCGCCCTAACGCTACAGTTCATGTACGACGAGTTCGTGGAGGACTACGAACCGACCAAAGCGGACAGCTACCGTAAAAAG GTGGTGCTGGACGGCGAAGAGGTCCAAATCGATATTCTCGATACGGCGGGCCAGGAAGACTATGCGGCCATCCGGGACAACTACTTCCGCAGCGGCGAAGGCTTCCTGTGTGTGTTCTCCATCACGGAAGACGACAGCTTTCAGGCGACTCAGGAATTCCG GGAACAAATACTGCGCGTGAAGAACGATGAAAACATACCGTTCCTGCTGGTCGGCAATAAATGCGATTTGAACGATAAACGGAAGGTGCCACTGGCGGAATGTCAGTCCCGCGCCCAGCAGTGGGGTGTGCCATACGTCGAAACATCGGCTAAAACACGCGAAAATGTGGACAAG GTGTTCTTTGACCTGATGCGGCAGATCCGCTCGCGAAAGACGGAAGATTCCAAGACAACGAACGGTCGCGTTAAAGACAAATCGAAGCGACGAAAAATCAAATGTATGCCATTATAG
- the LOC120959611 gene encoding negative elongation factor B translates to MNPSQKIALSGLEEVNVPGPVFLKAALSECDDPLKAIETFQVENGILLPSLRPMLPLLDLHGVRRLDFHTSVLEELRDKLIAHINELGAKEGRQRDAKLKELLVKSFPVVRVKALRPVVMCILRNTPHIEDKYLRILVRDRELYQDTDTEVKRQIWRDNQSLFGDEVSPLLSQYIREKEHILFDHLNLNNLFFTPTPKVRRQGEVVQKLAHMIGNSVKLYDMVLQFLRTLFLRTRNVHYCTLRAELLMALHDLEVQDIISVDPCHKFTWCLDACIREKNVDMKRSRELQGFLDNIKRGQEQVLGDLSMTLCDPYAINFLATSAIKILQHLINNEGMPRENLILVLLLRMLALGLSAWVMIDSQDFKEPKLDSQVVTKFLPALMSLMVDDQVRHLHSKLPPDERESAITTIEHSGPAPDAVEAYIQENAVASILAMYYTLHTARQKDRVGILRVMAILASCKDDRAYEDPFLHSLIALIIPMSDEFANEDFCTGLFDEFLFAGLTRDNVTRHMLKLLWYIHQKLPQARLMTLMKALQPTAQHHESVHKLYENLQKRVGTLTQEAPAEPMETDFDSPLKSVPTPGPHYVS, encoded by the exons ATGAATCCTTCGCAAAAAATCGCTCTTTCCGGCCTGGAAGAGGTTAACGTGCCCGGTCCAGTGTTTCTGAAAGCGGC CCTTTCCGAGTGTGATGATCCGCTGAAAGCAATAGAAACATTCCAGGTGGAGAATGGCATCCTGCTGCCATCGTTGCGCCCGATGCTCCCGCTGCTCGATCTGCACGGTGTGCGCCGGCTGGACTTTCACACGTCCGTGCTGGAGGAGCTGCGCGACAAGCTGATCGCACACATCAACGAGCTGGGCGCCAAGGAGGGTCGGCAGCGGGACGCGAAGCTGAAAGAGCTGCTGGTCAAAAGTTTCCCCGTCGTGCGGGTCAAAGCACTGCGCCCGGTCGTGATGTGCATCCTGCGCAACACGCCGCACATCGAGGACAAGTACCTGCGGATACTGGTGCGCGACCGGGAGCTGTACCAGGACACCGACACGGAGGTGAAGCGACAGATCTGGCGCGACAACCAGTCCCTGTTCGGGGACGAAGTGTCACCGCTCCTGTCGCAGTACATCCGCGAGAAGGAGCACATCCTGTTCGATCATCTCAATCTGAACAATCTGTTCTTCACGCCGACGCCGAAGGTGCGTCGGCAGGGCGAGGTGGTCCAGAAGCTGGCCCACATGATCGGCAACAGCGTGAAGCTGTACGACATGGTGCTGCAGTTCCTACGGACACTGTTCCTGCGCACCCGCAACGTGCACTACTGCACGCTGCGGGCGGAGCTGCTGATGGCGCTGCACGATCTCGAGGTGCAGGACATTATCTCGGTGGACCCGTGCCACAAGTTCACCTGGTGCCTGGACGCGTGCATCCGCGAGAAGAACGTCGACATGAAGCGGTCGCGCGAGCTGCAGGGTTTCCTCGACAACATCAAGCGCGGGCAGGAGCAGGTGCTGGGCGACCTGTCGATGACGCTGTGCGATCCGTACGCGATCAACTTCCTGGCGACGTCGGCCATCAAAATCCTGCAGCATCTGATCAACAACGAGGGCATGCCGAGGGAAAACCTCATCctcgtgctgttgctgcgcaTGCTGGCGCTCGGGCTGTCCGCTTGGGTGATGATCGACTCGCAGGACTTCAAGGAACCGAAGCTCGACAGCCAGGTGGTGACGAAGTTCCTGCCCGCCCTGATGTCGCTCATGGTGGACGATCAGGTGCGCCATCTGCACTCCAAGCTGCCGCCGGACGAGCGCGAAAGTGCCATCACGACGATCGAACACTCCGGTCCCGCACCGGACGCCGTCGAGGCGTACATCCAGGAAAACGCGGTCGCCTCCATACTGGCCATGTACTACACGCTGCACACCGCCCGGCAAAAGGATCGCGTCGGGATTTTGCGCGTGATGGCCATACTGGCGTCCTGCAAGGACGACCGCGCGTACGAAGACCCATTCCTGCACTCGCTCATCGCACTCATCATACCGATGTCGGACGAGTTCGCGAACGAAGACTTCTGTACCGGGCTGTTCGATGAGTTTCTGTTTGCCGGGCTGACGCGCGACAACGTGACGCGCCACATGCTCAAGCTGCTCTGGTACATCCATCAGAAGCTGCCGCAGGCGCGGCTAATGACACTGATGAAAGCGCTGCAACCGACGGCCCAGCATCACGAGAGCGTCCACAAGCTGTACGAAAATTTGCAGAAGCGCGTCGGCACGCTCACGCAGGAAGCGCCCGCGGAGCCGATGGAGACGGATTTTGACTCGCCGCTGAAAAGTGTCCCCACGCCGGGACCACATTATGTTAGCTAA